CGTGCGAGCCTCGGAAGCGGCAGGTAGATTCCCGCACCTCGTTCCCGGACTCCCCATGCCGTTGTGCGGGAGGCATTTGAGTGGGCGAAGGAGGCCCCGCCCGCGCCGGCGGACGACTTACATGAGGCGCTAGTTGAGCATCGCAAGCGGCTTATAATCGTAGGCCTAGTGTGCCCGACTGGAGGACACTCCCCCCTGGCAACCTCCCCTTGCCGGATCGTGAACCGGGGCAGATGTTGCCGAAGTCCCAGCCTGACGGGAATCCCATGACACGACCTCTCGTTCCCCTCCTGGTTGCCGCCCTCGTCGTGCCGAGCGTGCTGTCGGGACAGAAGGCGGCGCCGGCCGGTACGCCCGGCGACCGGGCCGGCCGCTACGCCGTCGCCGACGCACACGCCGACGCCGCGCCGACCAACGTCGAGCAGTCGGTGCCGGCCCTGGCCGCGTACCTCGCGCAGGCCGGACGCGACGACCTGACGCGAGCCCGCGCACTCTACCGCTGGGTCGCCGGCCACATCGAGTACGACGTGAGCGGCTTCCGCACCGCGAGCTACGGCGACGTGAGCCCGGAAGGGGTGCTCCGCCGCCGGGCGTCGGTGTGCGAGGGCTACGCCCGCCTGACCGAGGCGCTCGGCGAGGCGATGGGGCTTGAGATCGAGGTTGTCAGCGGGTGGTCCAAGGGCTACGGCTACACCCCCGGTCAGCGATTCGACGGCGCCACGAACCACGCGTGGAACGCGGTGCGGATCGAGGGGCAGTGGCGGCTGATGGATCCGACGTGGGGTGCCGGCTACCTCGACGAGCGCATGCAGTTCGTCCGCCGGTTCCAGGAGCACTACTTCCTCACTCCCCCCGACGCGTTCGTGTTCGACCACCTGCCGCAGGACCAGCGCTGGCAGCTGCTCGACCGGCCGGTCTCGGCCGCCGAGTACGCGGACCTGGCCTACCTGCGGCCGATGTTCTTCGTCGCGGGCTTCCGGATTGGGAGCCACCCCCGCGCGCGCATCGCGGCCGACGGCC
The sequence above is drawn from the Gemmatimonadales bacterium genome and encodes:
- a CDS encoding transglutaminase domain-containing protein, giving the protein MTRPLVPLLVAALVVPSVLSGQKAAPAGTPGDRAGRYAVADAHADAAPTNVEQSVPALAAYLAQAGRDDLTRARALYRWVAGHIEYDVSGFRTASYGDVSPEGVLRRRASVCEGYARLTEALGEAMGLEIEVVSGWSKGYGYTPGQRFDGATNHAWNAVRIEGQWRLMDPTWGAGYLDERMQFVRRFQEHYFLTPPDAFVFDHLPQDQRWQLLDRPVSAAEYADLAYLRPMFFVAGFRIGSHPRARIAADGRVTVTLGVTQPVQMTARVLPAAADRTLEGELAFVQVNAEEAQVHAGFPGPGDYLLRLFAKPEGAAGPLQWVLDYRVQASRGAPDAAFPMAYTGFGARGTWLVEPLTGVLEAGRTYRFRLRAPGALDVAVVAGGQWTHFTRDGEEFSADVPAVAGNIVVYAKYDPNSDFTGLLRYTGR